In Lentisphaerota bacterium, the DNA window CTTCGAGGCGACGCGGTCGTTGATGGACGAGGCGGGATTCGAGAACACCTTCATCTTCAAGTATTCACCCCGTCCGGGCACGCCCGCCGCCGCCCTGCCCGAGACGGTCACCGCCGAAGAGAAAATGCGCCGCAACCAACTCCTTCTCGCCGATCAAGACCGGCGCGGGCAGGCGATCAACGAGGCCCGGATCGGCGAGACAGTCGAGGTGTTGGCCGACGGCCCCAGCCTGCGGAACGCCTCACGCTGGGCCGGCCGGACCTCGGGCAACATGATCGTGATTTTCGAGAACCGCGCCGATGCCCGGGTCGTCCCCGGCGACCTCGTCTCAGTCACCATCACCCGCGCCAAGCCCCAGACACTCTATGGGGAGATGGCCTGAGACCCGCCCGCGTGGATTCATCCGGTGTGGTGGACGACCTGCCGTTCTCAGATTCACTCCGACTCGCGCCGGATCAGATCAAGCGCTGCCCACCGCTTGTAGGCGGTTTCAATCGACGCATCCAGCTCCTGACTACGGGTTTGGGCCCGGGCAAACCCCTGCGCATCGCCTGAGCGGTAGAAGACCGGATCGGCCAACTGCACATGCAGAGCCTTCTGCTCGGATTCCAGCGTTTCGATCCGAGTGGGCAACGCATCCAGTTCGGTCCGCTCGGCAAACGTCAGGCGGCGCTTGCGAGCCGGTTCGCCGCGGGCCGGTCTCGCGGGTTTGGCCGTCGCGGGGGCCGGTGGCGGGCGCCGCTTGGCGACCCAATCGTCATAACCGCCGGCGTATTCATTGACAAACCACCCGTCGTCCCGTCCAAGCCACGGGCCGCCGGATTCAGTGTTATCGAATTTCTCGAATACCAGCGTGCGGTCCACGACTGCGTTGAGGAATGCGCGGTCGTGACTGACCATCAGCACCGTTCCGCCATACCCGGCGACGCGTTCCTCCAGCAGGTCGAGGGTATCCAGATCGAGGTCATTGGTCGGTTCGTCCAGCACCAGCACGTTTGAGGGTTGGGCGAACAGCCGGGCCAGCAGCAGACGGTTGCGTTCGCCGCCCGAGAGGGCGCGCACCGGCTGGCGGGCGCGGTCAGGGGTGAACAGAAAATCGGCCAGATACCCCAGCACATGCCGCCGCACGCCGTCTACGGTCACATATTCCTGATCGGGAGCGAGGGCGGTCAGCACCGTCTGGTTGTCGTCGAGTGTCCCCCGGAGCTGATCGGAATAGGCCACCTGCACGTTGGTGCCCAGTCGGACCGTCCCCGAGTCGGGACGCAATCCGCCCTCCAGTTCGCCCTCCAAAAGAATCCGCAGCAACGTGGTCTTGCCGCAGCCGTTGGAGCCGATCACGCCAATCTTGTCACCGCGCAGCACATCGGTCGAGCAGCGCCGGATCAACGGTTTGCCCGCATAGCCGAAGGTGATGTCCTGCGCGCGCACGACCAGCCGGCCGGTGCGCGACGCCTCCTGGATAGACAGGTTCACCGCGCCGGTGCGCTCCCGGCGCTGCCCCCGTTCGGCGCGGAGTTCCCCCAGGGCACGCACGCGCCCCTGGTTGCGGGTGGTGCGGGCCTTGACCCCGCGGCGCAACCACGCCTCCTCCTTCTCCAGCTTTTTGTCCAGCCGATCCCATTCCTTGTCTTCGGCCGCGAGGACCGCCTCTTTGCGCGCGAGAAACGTGTCGTAGTCGCACGCCCAGTCAATGATCCGGCCGCGATCCAGTTCGACGATCCGTGTCGCCAGGCGCCGCAGAAAGGCCCGGTCGTGGGTCACGAAAAGAATCGTCTTGCACATCTTGATGAGAAAGCTCTCGAGCCAGAGAATGGATTCGATATCGAGATGGTTAGTCGGCTCGTCGAGCATCACCAGATCGGGGCTGCCGAGCAGGGCGCGTGCCAAGAGAACGCGGCGCCGGGTGCCGCCCGACAGGGTTTCAAAGGATGCGTCGGCATCGAGTCCGAGCCGGTTGATGAGTTGCTCCGATTCGAGCGTCAGCGTCCCCTCGGTGTCGTGCGCGTGATCGGGGTGGACGATGTCAAGCACCGATCCCGCCAGTCCGGATGGAATCTGCTGCGGCATGCTGGCGATGCGGATGCCCGCCTGCTGCGCCACTTCGCCGCCGTCCAACGGCATCTCGCCCCCCAAGACGCGCAACAACGAACTCTTGCCTGCTCCATTGGCGCCGAGCAGACACATCCGATCGCCCCGTTCGATGTGCAGTTCGACGCCATCCAGTATCGGATGCCCGCCGAAACCCAACACCGCTTGCTTCACGCTGATCAATGCCATAAGGCCAGACTCCTCCACGACCGGCCGGATGCGGCGCAGTCCGGCACAGGGTAGGCTTTTGATGCCTGCGCTGTCAAGCATGTGACGGAAAGTTGTGGATGCCCATTACAAACATGTGCTACAATAATCGGCCAATTCCAACAGCGACGGGTTGTGGAGGAACGAGGAGGACATGATGACTTATTCGCACGAAGTGCAGCACATGTGCTGCGTGACCAAGGGCTGCAACCACGGCCCCGCACCCATCCCCGAAGAGGGCAAGTGGGTTCAGGCTAAGCAAATCGGCGACATTTCGGGGCTCACGCACGGCGTGGGCTGGTGCGCGCCGCAGCAGGGCGCCTGCAAGTTGACGCTGAATATCAAGGAAGGCGTGATTGAAGAGGCGCTGGTCGAGACGGTCGGTTGCTCGGGGATGACGCATTCCGCGGCCATGGCCGGAGAAATCCTGATCGGCAAGACGCTGCTCGAGGCGCTGAACACGGATCTCGTCTGCGATGCGATCAATACCGCCATGCGCGAATTGTTTCTGCAGATCGTCTACGGGCGCAGTCAGAGCGCCTTCTCCGAAGGCGGCTTGCCCATCGGCGCCGGCCTGGAGGACCTGGGCAAGGGACTCCGCTCGCAGATTGGCACGATGTATTCGACCCGGGCCAAAGGCCCCCGTTACATGGAGATGGCCGAAGGGTATGTCACGCGCTGCTTCCTTGATAATAACCGCGAGATCTGCGGCTATGAATTCGTCCGGCTGGGCGCGATGATGGATCTGATCAAGAAGGGGACGGACGCAAACGAGGCGCTGAAGAAGGCAACCGGCGCCTACGGCCGCACGACGCCCGCCGATGGCGCAGTCACGTCGATCGACCCCCGTGAGGAATAACCGCGAGTCTGAAAGGAGTGATTTTTTATGGCACTGTTTGAATCCTATGAACGCCGGATCCCGCAGATCGAGGCGGCGCTGAAGACCTATGGCATCACGTCCATTGAAGATGCCAAAAAAGTGTGTGACGGGCTGGGCATTGACCCGTATGCCATTACCAAGGGTGTGCAGGGAATCTGCTTTGAGAACGCGGCGTGGGCCTACGTGGTTGGCGCGGCGATCGCCATCAAGAAGGGGAGCCGGAAGGCCGCCGCCGCCGCCGAGGCGATTGGCGAGGGCCTGCAGGCCTTCTGCATTCCCGGCTCGGTGGCGGATGACCGCAAGGTCGGAATCGGTCACGGCAATCTGGCTGCGATGCTTCTCCGGGACGAGACGTCGTGCTTCTGCTTTCTCGCAGGACACGAGTCGTTCGCGGCCGCCGAGGGGGCAATCGGCATTGCCAAGAGCGCCAACAAGGTGCGCCAGGCGCCGTTGCGCGTGATTCTCAACGGTCTGGGCAAGGATGCCGCCTACATCATCAGCCGCATCAACGGCTTCACCTACGTGAAAACGCAGTTTGACTACTACACGAGCGAGTTGAAGATTGTCGAAGAGAAGGCCTTCTCCACGGGGCCGAAGGCCGCCGTGCGGTGCTATGGCGCGGATGATGTGCGCGAGGGCGTGGCGATCATGTGGAAAGAGGGTGTGGATGTCTCCATCACCGGCAATTCCACCAACCCCACGCGCTTCCAGCACCCCGTGGCCGGGACCTACAAGAAGGAGTGCGTCGAGCGTGGCAGGAAGTATTTCTCCGTGGCTTCGGGCGGTGGCACGGGGCGGACGCTCCATCCCGACAACATGGGCGCGGGTCCGGCCTCGTACGGCATGACCGACACCATGGGCCGGATGCACAGCGACGCCCAGTTCGCCGGATCCTCGTCGGTTCCCGCGCACGTCGAGATGATGGGGCTGATCGGCATGGGGAACAACCCCATGGTCGGCGCCACCGTCGCCGTTGCCGTAGCCATCGAGGTCGCCTCGAAGCGGAAGTAGGGGCCCGGCGGGATCGCGCTTCCGGTCCTATCGACCTTCCGCCCGAACGGCCCCGTCCAGCACATCCCGGTAAATCGCGAGATTCTTCTCGACCATGGCGTCGAGCGAGAAGCGCTCGAGCGCGTAGGTGCGCAGGCCCGTCAGACGGGTGTGAGCGGCTTTGACCAGCCCAGCGGCCAGGCCGGCGACATCGCCGGGCTCGACGAGCCAGCCGGTGACGCCCTCCCGCATGATGTCCAAGGCGCCGCCATGCCGGGTGGCGATGACCGGGCGATTCATGGCGAGGGCTTCGATCATGCTGCGCCCGAACGTCTCGGGTTTGGATGTGCTGCACGAGACGACCACGTCGGCCGCGTCGTAAATCTCGGCCATGCGCGTGTGGCTGCCGGCGAATACCACCGCATCGTCGAGATTGAGCTGCGTGACAAGCGCGCGCAATGCGGCTGCATACGCCTCCTGGCCTTGTTGCACGCCGCCGACAATCACCACGGCCAGAGGGGCCTTGTCCCGCAGGCCGCCGCGCGCGAGGGCCGCAGCCTGAATCAGTTCCCGATACCCTTTGAGGGAGGTGATGCGGCCGACCGCGAGGACGACAAACCGGCCGTCCAACGCATGACGCGTCTTGAACGCGCGAACATAATCGGCGTCAAGCCTCGCCGGGTCGAAGGCGACTGGATCAATCCCCCGGTGTACGAGGCGGATCAGCGAATCGGGTGTGCCGTAGTTCTTGCGCACATACTCCACGGCGGCCTGGCTCACGCAGATCACCCGGTCGGCGCGAGTCATGATCCGACTGTAGGCGTTGACACTGTACAAGCCATGCACGGTCGAGACGACCGGCCGCCGCGGGTTGCGGTTGGCAAATCGCGCCAGCCAGGCAGGCACCCGGCTGCGGACGTGGATGATGTCGGGATTCAGTTCGGCAATCAGTACCCGCAGCCGGCGGACGCGTTCAGGCACGGTCAGGAGGTTCTTCGATTTCACGTCCAGTGTGAGATGCCGCCCGCCATCGCGATCGATCTGCGGCGCCAGCCGTCCCCCTGCTGAGATGACGGTATTGCGGACGCCGCGCCGGACCAGCTCGCGGTTGATCTCGACGACGCCGCGCTCGACGCCGCCCTCGTTGAGGGCTGGCAGCAGTTGCAAGATATGCATCATAAGGTTGAGAGGCGCGAAATTATACCCGATCCCGTCAAACCTGCAACCAGATATCGCAAAACTACGAACAACGACGGACAGGACGTCGTTTGCGGTCGTTTGGGCGTAGTTTGTGATTGATTGTTGCCTGCCAACCGAATAAAGTCAATCATTCAACAGCTGAATTCGGATACTCGGGACGCCTATGCAGGAATGGTTTGACAAGGATTTCACGGCGGGACACGTCTACGGCCGCCTGTTCAGGCAGGCGCGGAAGTACCGCTGGGCTTTGGCGATGGGCATTGTGTCCGGGATGCTGCTGGGCGGGACGCTGGTGCCGATTTATCAGGTGCTCCAGCCCGCGATCATACACATGCAAAGTGGCGGGTTCGGCGCCGAGGGTGGTCGGACGGCGGCGGACAGCAGCGTGACGGTGGCGGATGACAGTCGGGCCAAGGGGGCGATGCCGGGGTGGGTCACGAAAGTGGAGCAGGTGGCGGCGCGCTGGGGCATCACCATTCTGAATGATTCTGGGGATGTCCGGTTTTCATTCTTCCTGCTGGTGCTGTTGGCCGTTCCGCTGGCGTTTGTGTTTCGGTTGGGCATGTTGTATCTGAACAGCTACACGCTGCAATGGGCGGGCACGCGGGTGGTGCGGGACCTGCGGAATGAAATGTTCAGCCATCTGCAGAACCAGTCGCTCAACTTTTTCGGCACGATGGATGTCGGCCGCATCATGAGCCGCTGCAACGGCGATCCGGCGATCGTGCAGACCGTGATCACGCATACGGTTGTCGAACTGTGCAAGGCGCCGTTTGAGATTCTGGCGTCCGTCGGATTTGTCGCGTATTTCGCCATCAAGAACGACATGGTGGAAATGATCGTGCTGGCCCTGATCGGCTATCCGCTGGTGATGTGGCCGTTGGCCATGATTGGGCGCAAGATCCGTGGCTATTCCAGGAAGGGGATGGAGCGGAGCGCCATTCTGGGATCGAACATGCTGGAAAATCTGACGGGCATTCGTGTGGTCAAGGCCTACCATACAGAGGAGGATGAGAAGGAGAAGTTCAAACGGGCCAATCAGGAGTGTGTGAAGATGGCGCTCCGGGGAATCCGGATCAGTCTGCTGATCAACCCGATGATGGAGGGCGCGACGATCCTGCTGTCCATCTTGTTTCTCGCGATCTGTTTCTGGCGCGGCAAGACGTTTGCAGAGATTGTGCCGCTGCTGACCCCGCTGGTGGTGGCGTACAAGCCCCTGAAATCGATCGGTAAAATCCAGTCCTCGCTTCAGGCGGGTCGCGCGGCGCTGACGCGCATCTATTCGTTCCTCGACACGGACACGGCGTTGCCGGTCGCGGAGCACCCGGTTTCGAAGCCGTCGTTCGACACGGAAATGGTTTTTGAGCACGTCGATTTCTCGTACGCGGCCAAGGACCGGACGGTCGTTCAGGACGCGAATTTCGTTCTGGGGCGCGGCCAGACGGTGGCCGTCGTGGGCGCCACGGGCTCGGGCAAGACGACGCTGGCCAACCTGCTGGCCCGTTTTTACGATCCCACCCAGGGCCGGGTCCTGATGGACGGCGTGGATCTGCGCGAGATCGACATGGCCGATCTGCGCAAATTGATCGGGGTGGTGACGCAGGAAACGATCCTCTTCAACACGACCATCGCCGCGAATATCGCCTATGGCACGAAAGGGGCGACGCAGGAGCAGGTCGAGGCGGCGGCGAAGCTGGCGAACGCGCACGCCTTTATCAGCGGACATCCCGACGGATACGGGCGGATCGTCGGGGACAAGGGGTTTGTGTTAAGCGGTGGCGAGCGGCAGCGCGTGGCCGTCGCCCGTGCGATCCTCAAGAACCCGCCGATCCTGATTCTCGACGAGGCGACGAGCGCCCTGGACACCGTGACCGAGCAGCAGGTGCAGGAAGCCATCACGCGGCTGATGGCCAACCGCACGGTCTTTGTGATCGCGCACCGGCTCAGCACGGTCCGGAACGCCGACACCATTCTCGTGATGGATCAGGGGCGCATCATCGAAAAAGGCAGCCATGACACGCTCTACGCCGCAGGCGGCGTCTACCGGAACCTCTGCGACGTGCAGAAGAGCGTGAGATAACCGATTCTCAGGCGTTTCACGGCTTCATTCTAAAATAGACATGACCACTCCCAAGCCATGCACATAAAGATGAGCATCAGAAAACAGGTCGCGGTGGCGATGGCCGGCCTGGTCATCGCCGGCATCGCCGTGCAGGGCGCGCGGGCGCAGGATGGCCGGGAGGCGGCCGACTGGAACCTGAACGCCGCCGCAGCGCGCGCTGCCAAGGTCGCGCAGTTGCGCGAGCAATCGGCGGCCAGACGGGAGCAGGCGTGGAAACGCGCGGCTGCCGAAGGGTGGTCGCCCAAAGGCGATGGCTACGAACTGCAGGCCATTCGTGGCAACCGCGTCTATATTTATCACACCCGGAATGTGGAGGCGGCACTCTCAACCGCCGCGAATCTCGTGCGCACGACCGCGCCGTACAACGTGTCCGGCACCGGCGGATCCGTCGGTGTCTGGGATGAGGGGTCGGTCCGGAGCTCGCACCAGGAATTTGGCGGACGGGTTGTGAACAAGGATGGTGTGGGTGCCAGCGACCATTCGACGCACGTGGGCGGCACCATCGGCGCGTCGGGCGTGGATCCCGCCGCTCTGGGCATGGCGCCCGGCGCTTCGATTGATTCGTACGACTGGAACAGCGATACGGCTGAGATGACCGCCGCTGCCCTGGCGGCGCCCGGCGAAGCCGGGAAGATCCAGTTGTCGAACCACTCGTATGGGTATTTGAGAGGATGGGATGGCACGACCTGGTACGGCGTGTGGCCCGCCCGCGAAGACGAGGGCTTTGGCCAATATGATGACACAGCCGCTACGATAGACGCTCTTTGTTACAACGCCCCGTATTACCTGCCGTGCAAGGCGGCCGGGAATGACCGCAATGACAACGCGCCAAGCGCGGACACCAAAATTTACTATTACTCCAACGGCAAATGGCGCACGAAGACGTACAACCCGGCGACCGATCCCTACAGCGATGGTTATGACAACGGCGGCTTTGACACCATCGGCAGCGATGGAACCGCCAAAAATATTCTGACGGTGGGCGCGGTAACCGAGGCGGTTTCTGGCGGTGTCCGTTCAGTGGCGGCGGCGGCCATGTCCTCTTTTTCCTGCTGGGGTCCGACCGATGATGGCCGCATCAAGCCGGATGTCGTGGGCAACGGCGTCACTGTGTATTCGTCTCTGGCGGGGAGCGACACGAGCTATGGCACGTATAACGGCACGAGCATGGCCACCCCCAACGTGTGCGGATCTGCGGCGCTGCTCACCGACTATTACGGGCAGCTCTTTCCGGGGCAATTCCTCCGCGCCAGTTCCCTGAAGGGACTGATCATCCACACGGCGGATGATCTGGGCCGCGCCGGTCCAGACTACACCTACGGCTGGGGGCTGATGAATACGAAGGCCGCCGCTGACCTGATCAGGCAGCACGCCGAGGCGCCGACGGCGCTGCACCTCATGGAGTTGACCCTCGACACAACCCAGACCACCGTGTCTTACGGGTTTACGTGGGACGGAACCCGCGCGATTCGCGCGACGCTGTGCTGGACCGACCCGGCGGGCCCCCCCCAGAGCGGGCTGGACACCACGAACCGGGTGCTCGTGAACGATCTGGATTTGCGGATCGTCGGACCGGCTGGACAGGTGCACCTCCCGTATGTGCTGACACCTGCGAATCCCACGAATGCCGCCGCGACGGGAACCAATCAGGTTGACACGGTAGAGCAGGTATTCATCGCCGCACCCGCGATAGCCGGCGTATACCGCGTGGTCGTCAGCCTGCGCGGAGGCATGACGGGAAGCAGCCAGCCCTTCTCCGTCATTCTCAGCGGATCCACGACATCGGCGCCATCCATTGTCACCACCGCGCTGCCCGCGAGCCAGGTGGGTGTGGCCTACAATCAGTCCCTGACGGCGGTTGGCGGCGCCACACCCTATGTCTGGTCGTTGGCATCCGGCCGGCTTCCGTCCGGATTGAACCTGAGCAGTAACGGGGTGATTGGCGGCACGCCGGACACCGCGACGATGTCCATCTTTACGGTACGGGTCACCGACGCCAACAGCTTGTCATCCGAGATGGTGTTCAATCTGGAGACCGACGTCCTGCTGTTCGCCGAGGGATTTGAACACGGGGGCGCGATGCCTGCCGGATGGACGCAGGCGTACGTGGAATCCACAGTGGACTGGATCTTTCGTACGGGCAGCCTCACCTATGAGGGATACACCCATCCGCCCAACGCGCATGGCGGCAGTTATAATGCCTTGCTGTATGTGGGCGCCTACTCCAACCACATTACCAAACTGGTGACGCCCGTGATCAACTTCGGATCCACCACGAATCATCCACAGCTTGTGTTCTGGCATTACATGGAAGTCTGGGGGCCGGATCAGGATGAGCTTCGCGTCTACTACAAGACCTCGGCGGGCGGAACGTGGACGCAGCTGGCTGCGTATACCAACAGCGTGGCGGCCTGGACCCAGCGCACGCTGACCCTGCCGAATCCGAACGCCAGCTACTACATTGCTTTTGAAGGCAATGCAAAGTGGGGCTACGGCGTCTGCGTGGATGACGTTTCGGTCACGGCCTCCGCGCCGCCCACGCGTACGTCGCAGGGAACACCGTATGCGTGGCTGGATCACTATGGTCTGGTCACGGGCGGCAACTACGAGGCGGCCGATGCAGGCGACACGGATGCCGACGGGTATTTTGCCTGGCAGGAGTACGTTGCCGGCACGGAACCCACCAACAATCAGTCCGTCTTCCTGGCGCTTATTGCGATGAGCAACGCGCTGCCGCGGGTGACGTGGACGCCGGATCTCGGGACGGCGCGCGCGTACACGGTGGTCGGCCGGACCAATCTGACCGACGGCGTCTGGGACTCGACCAACAGCGAGAGTCTGTTCTTCCGCATCAACGTTGGAATGCCATAAAGGAGGTGTCAGATGAAGTCATGGATAGCGATCCTGTCAGCCTGTCTGGCGATGGTATCAGCCGCCGCCGATGAGCCGGCCGCTGACGCGGGCGAGGCGAAGCCCCTCGACGCAAAGATTACCGAGGTCACCGTCTATGCCGACCGTGCCCGCGTGGTGCGCACTGCGGTTGCAGACCTCGCCACCGGGGTTGGGAAGTTCTCCTTCCGCAAGCTTCCCGGCTGGATCGACGAAGGCTCGGTGCGGCTCGCCGTGAGTCCGGCCGCAGCCGGAGAGCTGGTGGATGTAGAGGTGACGAAGACCTTTCTCGCGCGGCCCGAGGACGATGACATCCGCCTCGCCGAGGCGGCCATGCAGGAGGTTTCCGACCAGTTGGCCGCGCTCGATGACGAACGCGGCGTGCTCGAGGCGCAAGCGCGCCAGTTGGAGGCGATTCGCGCGTTCTCCCTGGAGAAACTGCCGAAGGACGCCGTCGTTCGCGAGATCAAAGTCGACGAATATGCCAGCTTGGTCACATTCATCGGCAATTCGCTGTCGGGAATTGCCAAGGCCCGGCGTGAGCTGGACAAGCGCCAGCGCGAGAAACGGCCTGAGCTGCTCGCGCGCCAGCGGACGCTCAATGAGCTGATGAAGCGGTCGCAACTGGAGCAGCGCACGGTGATCGTGACGATCAAGTCCGCGGGCGCCGCCCTCCCGGCGGAACTCAGGCTCACCTACATGCTGCCGGGCGCCACCTGGGAGCCGGTGCATGAGCTGAGGACCGGGGGTGCGACGGACCGGGTGGCGCTCGCCTCGTTCGGCGTCGTCACGCAGACCACGGGCGAGGACTGGGACGGCGTGATGCTGTCGCTCTCGACGCAGCGCTCGACCGACACGATCCAGATCCCCGAGTTGGAGAAGCTGCTGGTCGGTCCGCGCATGCCGGCCGGTGCGGCCGACACGTTCCGAGTCGCCACCGGCAAATTTTCCGGACAAATCAAGACCTGGAACACCTATCTGAACCCGCCAGCCCGGCAGCAGGAGTTTGAAAGCAATCTGGATGTGCAGCAGGCCCAGCAGCGCATCAATCTCAGCCGCTTCGCCCGGCTGCAGGAGCGGCGGGGAACGACAGCGCATTTCACTGCGGCGGGTATCCAAAGCGTCCGCACGGATGGACGTCCGGTCCGGGTGCTGATCGGCGCCGAACACATGGCGGCGCAGCATAAGATTGTCGCGGCGCCCGCCGTGTCGCTCAATGCCGCCCGGACGGCGGAGCTGCTCAACAGTGGCAAACAGCCGCTGCTGCCGGGTCAGGTACTGCTCTATGTGGACGGCGCGTTTCTTGGCGCAACCGAGACGGACTTCGTGGCACCGGGAGAGTCCTTTCCCGTTTTTGTTGGCGTCGCCGATTCAGTCAAGCTGACGCGCATGCTCGACCGGAAGCGCAGTTCGATCACGTGGAGCGGCAAACGGACCCGGATGCAGGTGTCGTTTTTCGTGAGCGCTGAGAATCTGGGCGACACCCCCGTGGCGCTGCAACTGGCCGACCGCATTCCGATCACGGAGACGGACGAGGTTCGCGTGACGGATGTGGCGATCAAGCCCGATGCGAAGCCGGACGCGAAAGGCGTGGTTCGCTGGGACGTGGCGCTGGCGGCGAAGGAGAAGAAGGACTTTCGCCTTGAATACACCCTTGAGTATCCCAAGGATCTCGCGCAGCGCATCGCTGTGCCGAACCAGAATCCGGTGGACGCGGCTGCCGCTGATGAGGGCATCCATGCGAAGATGATTGGGGATCTGGAAATGCAGTTGAAATAGCCCGTATCGGTCGGCAAGCGGACTGAACGCACGCGCAAAAGGATCAGCCATGGAACAGC includes these proteins:
- a CDS encoding ATP-binding cassette domain-containing protein, with the protein product MALISVKQAVLGFGGHPILDGVELHIERGDRMCLLGANGAGKSSLLRVLGGEMPLDGGEVAQQAGIRIASMPQQIPSGLAGSVLDIVHPDHAHDTEGTLTLESEQLINRLGLDADASFETLSGGTRRRVLLARALLGSPDLVMLDEPTNHLDIESILWLESFLIKMCKTILFVTHDRAFLRRLATRIVELDRGRIIDWACDYDTFLARKEAVLAAEDKEWDRLDKKLEKEEAWLRRGVKARTTRNQGRVRALGELRAERGQRRERTGAVNLSIQEASRTGRLVVRAQDITFGYAGKPLIRRCSTDVLRGDKIGVIGSNGCGKTTLLRILLEGELEGGLRPDSGTVRLGTNVQVAYSDQLRGTLDDNQTVLTALAPDQEYVTVDGVRRHVLGYLADFLFTPDRARQPVRALSGGERNRLLLARLFAQPSNVLVLDEPTNDLDLDTLDLLEERVAGYGGTVLMVSHDRAFLNAVVDRTLVFEKFDNTESGGPWLGRDDGWFVNEYAGGYDDWVAKRRPPPAPATAKPARPARGEPARKRRLTFAERTELDALPTRIETLESEQKALHVQLADPVFYRSGDAQGFARAQTRSQELDASIETAYKRWAALDLIRRESE
- a CDS encoding GGGtGRT protein, translating into MALFESYERRIPQIEAALKTYGITSIEDAKKVCDGLGIDPYAITKGVQGICFENAAWAYVVGAAIAIKKGSRKAAAAAEAIGEGLQAFCIPGSVADDRKVGIGHGNLAAMLLRDETSCFCFLAGHESFAAAEGAIGIAKSANKVRQAPLRVILNGLGKDAAYIISRINGFTYVKTQFDYYTSELKIVEEKAFSTGPKAAVRCYGADDVREGVAIMWKEGVDVSITGNSTNPTRFQHPVAGTYKKECVERGRKYFSVASGGGTGRTLHPDNMGAGPASYGMTDTMGRMHSDAQFAGSSSVPAHVEMMGLIGMGNNPMVGATVAVAVAIEVASKRK
- a CDS encoding glycosyltransferase family 4 protein; this translates as MMHILQLLPALNEGGVERGVVEINRELVRRGVRNTVISAGGRLAPQIDRDGGRHLTLDVKSKNLLTVPERVRRLRVLIAELNPDIIHVRSRVPAWLARFANRNPRRPVVSTVHGLYSVNAYSRIMTRADRVICVSQAAVEYVRKNYGTPDSLIRLVHRGIDPVAFDPARLDADYVRAFKTRHALDGRFVVLAVGRITSLKGYRELIQAAALARGGLRDKAPLAVVIVGGVQQGQEAYAAALRALVTQLNLDDAVVFAGSHTRMAEIYDAADVVVSCSTSKPETFGRSMIEALAMNRPVIATRHGGALDIMREGVTGWLVEPGDVAGLAAGLVKAAHTRLTGLRTYALERFSLDAMVEKNLAIYRDVLDGAVRAEGR
- a CDS encoding ABC transporter ATP-binding protein; translated protein: MQEWFDKDFTAGHVYGRLFRQARKYRWALAMGIVSGMLLGGTLVPIYQVLQPAIIHMQSGGFGAEGGRTAADSSVTVADDSRAKGAMPGWVTKVEQVAARWGITILNDSGDVRFSFFLLVLLAVPLAFVFRLGMLYLNSYTLQWAGTRVVRDLRNEMFSHLQNQSLNFFGTMDVGRIMSRCNGDPAIVQTVITHTVVELCKAPFEILASVGFVAYFAIKNDMVEMIVLALIGYPLVMWPLAMIGRKIRGYSRKGMERSAILGSNMLENLTGIRVVKAYHTEEDEKEKFKRANQECVKMALRGIRISLLINPMMEGATILLSILFLAICFWRGKTFAEIVPLLTPLVVAYKPLKSIGKIQSSLQAGRAALTRIYSFLDTDTALPVAEHPVSKPSFDTEMVFEHVDFSYAAKDRTVVQDANFVLGRGQTVAVVGATGSGKTTLANLLARFYDPTQGRVLMDGVDLREIDMADLRKLIGVVTQETILFNTTIAANIAYGTKGATQEQVEAAAKLANAHAFISGHPDGYGRIVGDKGFVLSGGERQRVAVARAILKNPPILILDEATSALDTVTEQQVQEAITRLMANRTVFVIAHRLSTVRNADTILVMDQGRIIEKGSHDTLYAAGGVYRNLCDVQKSVR
- a CDS encoding mucoidy inhibitor MuiA family protein, which translates into the protein MKSWIAILSACLAMVSAAADEPAADAGEAKPLDAKITEVTVYADRARVVRTAVADLATGVGKFSFRKLPGWIDEGSVRLAVSPAAAGELVDVEVTKTFLARPEDDDIRLAEAAMQEVSDQLAALDDERGVLEAQARQLEAIRAFSLEKLPKDAVVREIKVDEYASLVTFIGNSLSGIAKARRELDKRQREKRPELLARQRTLNELMKRSQLEQRTVIVTIKSAGAALPAELRLTYMLPGATWEPVHELRTGGATDRVALASFGVVTQTTGEDWDGVMLSLSTQRSTDTIQIPELEKLLVGPRMPAGAADTFRVATGKFSGQIKTWNTYLNPPARQQEFESNLDVQQAQQRINLSRFARLQERRGTTAHFTAAGIQSVRTDGRPVRVLIGAEHMAAQHKIVAAPAVSLNAARTAELLNSGKQPLLPGQVLLYVDGAFLGATETDFVAPGESFPVFVGVADSVKLTRMLDRKRSSITWSGKRTRMQVSFFVSAENLGDTPVALQLADRIPITETDEVRVTDVAIKPDAKPDAKGVVRWDVALAAKEKKDFRLEYTLEYPKDLAQRIAVPNQNPVDAAAADEGIHAKMIGDLEMQLK